The nucleotide window CGGCGCCGGGGCCGCGACATAGGGTGATCGCGTGGCTGGTCGGGAGTTCGCGTTCGACCCGCCGGACCGATTCGTAGCCGGCACGGTGGGCCAACCCGGCGAGCGCACCTTCTACCTTCAGGCGACCGGTCACGGTCGAACGATCTCGGTCGCGCTCGAGAAGCTGCAGGTATCCGCCCTGGCCGAGCGCCTCGACGAGCTGCTCGACGAGGTACGCCGCCGGCAGGGCGCCGCGTCGGTCGTCCCCGCTGTCCCACCACCGCAGCTCGAGGACGTCGAGCCGCTCGAGGTGCCGGTGGAAGAGGAGTTCCGGGTCGGAACCCTTGCCCTCGCCTGGGACGAGGACGACGCCCTCGTGATCATCGAGGCGCAGTCCGATCGTGGCGAGGAGGACGAGGACGTCGCGCCCTCGGATGTGGAGACCAACGCCGACATGCTGCGGGTGCGACTGTCGCCGGCGGTCGCTCGCGCGTTCGCGAAGCGCGCGCTGAGGGTTGTCGCCGCCGGCCGGCCGCCCTGCCCGCTGTGCGGCAACCCGCTCGATCCGGAGGGCCACATCTGCCCGCGGCAGAACGGTCATCTACACGCCGGGTGACACTGGAAGCGATGACTGAGTCCATCGGCCAGATCGACCTCGAAGGTGCGCTGGCGTTGCTACGCGCCGGCGAGCTGGAGGTCGAGGGCCGGCTGATCGATGCGTCCAACGCGACACTGTTCTGCACCGTGACGTGCGACGGCGTGACGGCGGCGTGCGTCTACAAGCCGGTCGCGGGAGAGCGGCCGCTGTGGGACTTCCCGGACGGGACCCTCGCGGCGCGCGAGGTGGCGGCGTTCGAGGTGTCGAGCGCGACCGGGTGGGACATCGTGCCGCCCACGGTGCTGCGCGACGGGCCCTACGGCATCGGCATGTGCCAGCTGTGGATCGATGTCGACGAGGACGTCGACCTCGGGGTGCTGGCGCGCAGCGGCGTCGAGCCGCTGCGGCGGATGGCGGTGTTCGACGCGGTGGTCAACAACGCCGACCGCAAGGGCGGTCACCTGCTGCCGCTGCCCGACGGTC belongs to Mycobacteriales bacterium and includes:
- a CDS encoding DUF3090 family protein; translated protein: MAGREFAFDPPDRFVAGTVGQPGERTFYLQATGHGRTISVALEKLQVSALAERLDELLDEVRRRQGAASVVPAVPPPQLEDVEPLEVPVEEEFRVGTLALAWDEDDALVIIEAQSDRGEEDEDVAPSDVETNADMLRVRLSPAVARAFAKRALRVVAAGRPPCPLCGNPLDPEGHICPRQNGHLHAG
- a CDS encoding SCO1664 family protein, coding for MTESIGQIDLEGALALLRAGELEVEGRLIDASNATLFCTVTCDGVTAACVYKPVAGERPLWDFPDGTLAAREVAAFEVSSATGWDIVPPTVLRDGPYGIGMCQLWIDVDEDVDLGVLARSGVEPLRRMAVFDAVVNNADRKGGHLLPLPDGHVYGVDHGVCFSVEDKLRTLLWGWQGKRLTDEALDVLAALKADLDGSGRLARILRELLSRDEVWATERRIDRLLSTRRHPVPHGDWPPVPWPPF